One Halomonas sp. M4R1S46 genomic window carries:
- the rlmKL gene encoding bifunctional 23S rRNA (guanine(2069)-N(7))-methyltransferase RlmK/23S rRNA (guanine(2445)-N(2))-methyltransferase RlmL: protein MSDSRDPDSQAYLATCPKGLELLLAEELAALGAEPGKTTVAGVHFRADLAGAYRACLWSRLANRVVLCLAREEGIETPEQLRVATAAVDWRAHLAPGATLAVDFHGRSEAIRHTRFGAQTVKDGVVDRLYAEGLARPDVDTRRPDLRLYAHLHRGRLTLGVDLSGDSLHRRGYRRDVGHAPLKENLAAVLLVRAGWPALARQGAPLVDPLCGAGTLLIEAAMIAADIAPNLQRERFGFHGWAGHDAGLWHELKREAEARASIGRKRCRCRLYGFDQSPPALSAAKANAMRAGIPALIELQGASVTDLTRPAALSEQDRGLVITNPPYGERLGELPELVGLYAALGERARHAFPGWRLALFTANPDLGHRTGLRAYKHYSLKNGPLDARLLLMEVPQGAAAGGGDEALEASAPAPRSEGAQMFANRLAKNRKRLKKWLKRSGETCYRLYDADMPEYALAIDVYGDRVHVQEYAAPKSVDAGQAQKRLFDALAVIPEVLEVDPSRVVIKRRERQSGRAQYQKQAASGERFEVREGRARLWVNLRDYLDTGLFLDHRPVRRLLAELAPGKRFLNLFCYTATATVQAALGTERDGGASDSVSVDLSNTYLDWARDNFALNRLDPSRHRVVRDDCLHWLETAGGQFDLIFLDPPTFSNSKKMAETLDVQRDHGRLVRLAMARLAPGGTLVFSNNQRRFTLDADLAARYAVEDISAKTFDPDFTRRPDLHHCFLIRHRQADEGEGA, encoded by the coding sequence ATGAGCGATTCACGAGATCCTGATTCCCAGGCCTATCTGGCCACCTGCCCCAAGGGGCTCGAGCTGCTGCTGGCCGAGGAGCTGGCCGCGCTGGGGGCCGAGCCCGGCAAGACCACCGTGGCCGGGGTGCATTTCCGCGCCGACCTGGCCGGCGCCTACCGTGCCTGCCTCTGGTCACGCCTGGCCAATCGCGTGGTGCTGTGCCTGGCCCGGGAGGAGGGAATCGAGACTCCCGAGCAGCTGCGCGTGGCCACGGCAGCGGTGGACTGGCGGGCGCATCTGGCCCCCGGCGCGACCCTGGCGGTGGACTTCCACGGCCGCTCCGAGGCGATCCGCCATACCCGTTTCGGGGCCCAGACGGTCAAGGACGGGGTGGTGGATCGACTGTACGCCGAGGGGCTGGCCCGGCCCGACGTGGACACTCGCCGGCCCGACCTGCGCCTCTATGCGCACCTGCACCGGGGGCGCCTGACCCTGGGGGTGGACCTCTCCGGCGACAGCCTGCATCGCCGCGGCTATCGCCGCGACGTGGGCCATGCCCCCCTCAAGGAGAACCTGGCGGCGGTGCTGCTGGTGCGGGCCGGCTGGCCGGCGCTGGCCCGCCAGGGGGCGCCGCTGGTGGACCCCCTGTGCGGGGCCGGGACGCTGCTGATCGAGGCGGCGATGATCGCGGCCGACATCGCGCCCAATTTGCAGCGCGAGCGCTTCGGCTTCCACGGCTGGGCCGGTCACGACGCCGGCCTGTGGCACGAACTCAAGCGCGAGGCCGAGGCCCGGGCGAGCATCGGCCGCAAGCGCTGCCGATGCCGGCTGTACGGCTTCGACCAGAGCCCGCCGGCGCTGTCGGCGGCCAAGGCCAACGCCATGCGCGCCGGCATCCCGGCCCTGATCGAGCTCCAAGGGGCCAGCGTGACCGACCTGACCCGGCCGGCGGCGCTTAGCGAGCAGGATCGGGGGCTCGTGATCACCAACCCGCCCTATGGCGAGCGACTCGGCGAACTGCCGGAACTGGTCGGCCTCTATGCGGCGCTCGGTGAGCGGGCGCGCCATGCCTTCCCCGGCTGGCGCCTGGCGCTCTTCACCGCCAACCCCGACCTCGGCCACCGTACGGGGCTGCGCGCCTACAAGCACTATTCGCTGAAGAACGGGCCCCTGGATGCCCGGCTGCTGTTGATGGAGGTACCGCAAGGCGCGGCGGCCGGTGGGGGCGACGAGGCGCTCGAGGCGTCTGCCCCCGCGCCGCGTTCCGAGGGCGCGCAGATGTTCGCCAACCGCCTCGCGAAGAACCGCAAGCGGCTGAAGAAGTGGCTCAAGCGTTCCGGCGAGACGTGTTACCGGCTCTATGACGCCGACATGCCCGAGTATGCCCTGGCCATCGACGTCTACGGTGATCGGGTGCATGTCCAGGAATACGCCGCCCCGAAATCCGTGGATGCCGGCCAGGCCCAGAAGCGGCTGTTCGATGCCCTGGCGGTGATCCCCGAGGTGCTGGAGGTCGACCCGTCGCGGGTGGTGATCAAGCGTCGGGAGCGCCAGAGTGGCCGGGCCCAGTACCAGAAACAGGCGGCCAGCGGCGAGCGCTTCGAGGTCCGCGAGGGACGGGCGCGGTTGTGGGTGAACCTGCGCGACTACCTCGACACCGGGCTCTTCCTTGACCATCGGCCGGTGCGTCGCCTGCTGGCCGAGCTGGCCCCCGGCAAGCGCTTCCTCAACCTGTTCTGCTATACCGCCACGGCCACCGTGCAGGCGGCGCTCGGCACCGAGCGGGATGGCGGCGCCAGCGACAGCGTCAGCGTCGACCTGTCCAACACCTACCTCGACTGGGCCCGGGACAACTTCGCCCTCAATCGCCTGGACCCGTCTCGCCACCGGGTGGTGCGCGACGATTGCCTGCATTGGCTGGAGACCGCCGGTGGCCAGTTCGACCTGATCTTCCTGGATCCGCCGACCTTCTCCAATTCCAAGAAGATGGCCGAGACCCTGGACGTGCAGCGCGACCATGGCCGGCTGGTGCGCCTGGCCATGGCGCGCCTGGCCCCGGGCGGGACCCTGGTGTTCTCCAACAACCAGCGACGCTTCACCCTGGATGCCGATCTGGCCGCGCGCTACGCCGTGGAGGATATCTCGGCGAAGACCTTCGATCCGGACTTCACCCGTCGCCCGGACCTGCATCACTGCTTCCTGATCCGTCACCGTCAGGCGGACGAGGGGGAGGGCGCATGA
- the ylqF gene encoding ribosome biogenesis GTPase YlqF: protein MLGWYPGHMNKARRQILEALPEIDVVIEVLDARLPYSSANPMLASLTRHKPVLKILSRADLADPERTREWTAHFDAQPDTRALAVTTTNARDLKRIPRLCHELAGQVRADRDVRVMVMGIPNVGKSTLINGLAGRTIAKTGNEPAVTKRQQKVRIAGQVALIDTPGVLWPKIEDQASAYRLAASGAIRDTAIDYVDVAVVAAAELARRYPDALSTRYKLKELPAYRPNPDADRVDADGDARPDLLALAGFDGHAILTTIAGKRGGLRAGGEVDLHRGAEVLLHELRDGKLGRLTLETPADIPAEDATEDSGDTAADR, encoded by the coding sequence ATGCTCGGCTGGTACCCGGGACACATGAACAAGGCGCGCCGCCAGATCCTCGAGGCGCTGCCGGAGATCGACGTGGTGATCGAGGTGCTCGATGCCCGCCTGCCCTACTCCAGCGCCAACCCCATGCTGGCGAGCCTCACGCGCCACAAGCCGGTGCTCAAGATCCTCTCCCGAGCCGACCTGGCCGATCCCGAGCGCACCCGGGAATGGACCGCCCATTTCGATGCCCAGCCCGATACCCGGGCCCTGGCGGTGACCACCACCAACGCCCGGGACCTCAAGCGCATTCCCCGGCTGTGCCATGAGCTGGCCGGCCAGGTGCGTGCCGACCGGGATGTGCGGGTGATGGTCATGGGCATTCCCAACGTGGGCAAGTCCACGCTGATCAACGGCCTGGCCGGGCGCACCATCGCCAAGACCGGCAACGAGCCGGCCGTTACCAAGCGCCAGCAGAAGGTACGCATCGCCGGCCAGGTGGCCCTGATCGACACCCCCGGGGTGCTGTGGCCGAAGATCGAGGACCAGGCCAGTGCCTACCGCCTGGCCGCCAGCGGCGCCATTCGCGACACCGCCATCGACTATGTGGACGTGGCGGTGGTGGCCGCCGCCGAGCTGGCCCGGCGCTACCCCGACGCCCTGAGCACCCGCTACAAGCTCAAGGAACTGCCGGCCTACCGGCCGAACCCCGATGCCGACCGGGTCGACGCCGACGGCGACGCCCGGCCCGACCTGCTGGCGCTGGCCGGCTTCGACGGCCACGCCATCCTGACCACCATCGCCGGCAAGCGCGGAGGCCTGCGCGCCGGCGGCGAGGTGGATCTGCACCGCGGCGCCGAGGTGCTGCTCCACGAGTTGCGCGACGGCAAGCTCGGCCGGCTCACTCTCGAGACCCCGGCCGACATCCCGGCCGAGGACGCCACCGAGGACAGCGGCGACACCGCCGCCGACCGTTAG
- the mgtE gene encoding magnesium transporter — translation MTETTETLEHRLSRIHLALEQEHLERVDDVIADLEPAEVALLLESLPPSERIRLWERVPQEVDGEVLLHVHDEVRSTLIDDMDHAEIVAATSGLDTTDLAEIFEDLPQQVAEDMLRSMDELQRIRLRETLAFEEDSAGRLMRTDTIAVRADVSLETVQRFLRWREAVPDNTHSLMVVDRNGLFMGVLSLARLVANDPEQAVADLMDPEVDSIQVAMKSRDVATLFQTHDLVSAPVVDDQGLLLGRIVIDDIVDVIREHSEQALMNMAGLDEEEDLFAPVLPSAKRRAVWLGINLLTAFLAAWVIGRFEDALDQLVALAVLMPIVASMGGIAGSQTLTLAIRGLALGQISRTNSNWLLRKEVGIAALNGLLWALVVAVLAVLWFGNLGIGVIIAVALVINMLAAGVAGIVIPLLLKRVGIDPALSGSVVLTTVTDVVGFMSFLGLATLFLL, via the coding sequence ATGACCGAGACGACCGAGACGCTGGAACACCGCCTGTCGCGCATTCACCTGGCCCTCGAACAAGAGCACCTGGAGAGGGTCGACGATGTCATCGCCGACCTGGAACCCGCGGAGGTCGCCCTGCTGCTGGAGTCGCTGCCGCCCAGCGAGCGGATCCGGCTCTGGGAGCGCGTCCCCCAGGAAGTCGACGGCGAGGTGCTGCTGCATGTCCATGACGAGGTCCGCAGCACCCTCATCGACGACATGGACCATGCCGAGATCGTCGCGGCCACCTCGGGACTCGACACCACCGACCTCGCCGAGATCTTCGAGGACCTGCCCCAGCAGGTCGCCGAGGACATGCTGCGCTCCATGGACGAGCTGCAGCGCATCCGGCTGCGGGAGACCCTGGCCTTCGAGGAGGACTCGGCCGGGCGCCTGATGCGCACCGACACCATCGCCGTGCGGGCCGACGTCAGCCTGGAGACGGTACAGCGCTTCCTGCGCTGGAGGGAGGCCGTCCCGGACAACACTCACTCGCTGATGGTGGTCGACCGCAACGGCCTGTTCATGGGCGTGCTGTCGCTGGCGAGGCTGGTGGCCAACGACCCCGAGCAGGCAGTGGCCGACCTGATGGACCCGGAGGTGGACAGCATCCAGGTGGCCATGAAGTCACGGGACGTGGCCACTCTCTTCCAGACCCACGACCTGGTCTCGGCACCGGTGGTCGACGACCAGGGTCTGCTGCTCGGCCGCATCGTCATCGATGACATCGTCGACGTGATTCGCGAGCACTCCGAGCAGGCACTGATGAACATGGCGGGCCTCGACGAGGAGGAGGATCTCTTCGCCCCGGTTCTGCCCAGCGCCAAGCGCCGGGCGGTGTGGCTCGGCATCAACCTGCTCACGGCCTTCCTGGCCGCCTGGGTGATCGGGCGCTTCGAGGATGCCCTCGACCAGTTGGTGGCCCTGGCGGTGCTGATGCCGATCGTCGCCAGCATGGGGGGCATCGCCGGCAGCCAGACCCTGACCCTGGCCATCCGTGGCCTGGCGCTGGGTCAGATCAGTCGCACCAACAGCAACTGGCTGCTGCGCAAGGAAGTCGGCATCGCCGCCCTGAATGGCCTGCTGTGGGCCCTGGTGGTGGCCGTCCTGGCGGTGCTCTGGTTCGGCAACCTCGGCATCGGCGTGATCATCGCCGTGGCCCTGGTGATCAACATGCTCGCCGCCGGCGTGGCCGGCATCGTCATCCCGCTGCTGCTCAAGCGGGTGGGCATCGATCCGGCCCTGTCGGGCTCGGTGGTGCTGACCACGGTCACCGACGTGGTGGGCTTCATGTCCTTTCTGGGCCTCGCCACGCTCTTCCTGCTGTAA
- the pdxB gene encoding 4-phosphoerythronate dehydrogenase PdxB, producing the protein MRIVVDANVPAAMACFAPLGEVVRLPGREIDAATVREADALVVRSITRVDEALVAGSRLRFVGTCTIGTDHVDPAALAERGIAFASAPGCNAEAVVDYVLASLATLAERQGFRLLERRVGIVGVGNVGGRLLGRLQLLGIDCLACDPPRAEREGSEGFVDLDTLIEACDVLCLHTPLVHEGRHATHHLLDARRIAELAPGTIVLNAGRGDCLAGQALRGRLSAQGDITAVLDVWEGEPAIDAALRDLAAIATPHVAGYSLDGKLRGTHRIYQALAHRLGLPTRLTFETLAPPPPVSSLILDAGLEVEDALRLCMRAVYDVRRDHDSLIRESRRQGVAKGFDACRASYPLRREFATLAVTLRPGADVLAEPLRAAGFRVAVEV; encoded by the coding sequence ATGCGAATCGTCGTCGACGCCAATGTGCCGGCCGCCATGGCATGCTTCGCGCCCCTGGGCGAGGTCGTGCGCCTCCCGGGTCGCGAGATCGATGCCGCCACGGTCCGCGAGGCCGATGCCCTGGTGGTGCGCTCCATCACCCGGGTCGACGAGGCCCTGGTGGCCGGATCGCGGTTGCGCTTCGTGGGGACCTGCACGATCGGCACCGACCATGTCGACCCGGCGGCCCTGGCCGAGCGGGGCATCGCCTTCGCCAGCGCCCCGGGCTGCAATGCCGAGGCGGTGGTAGACTATGTGCTGGCGAGCCTGGCCACCCTGGCCGAGCGCCAGGGCTTCCGGCTCCTCGAACGACGCGTGGGTATCGTCGGGGTGGGCAACGTCGGCGGGCGGTTGCTGGGGCGCCTCCAGTTGCTGGGTATCGACTGCCTGGCCTGCGACCCGCCGCGGGCCGAGCGGGAGGGCTCCGAGGGCTTCGTCGACCTGGATACCCTGATCGAGGCCTGCGACGTGCTGTGCCTGCACACGCCGCTGGTGCACGAGGGGCGCCATGCCACCCATCACCTGCTCGATGCCCGGCGCATCGCCGAGCTGGCGCCGGGCACCATCGTGCTCAATGCCGGCCGCGGCGACTGTCTCGCCGGCCAGGCCCTGCGGGGCCGACTCTCCGCCCAGGGCGACATCACCGCGGTGCTGGACGTCTGGGAAGGCGAGCCCGCCATCGACGCGGCCCTGCGGGACCTGGCGGCGATCGCCACGCCCCATGTCGCCGGTTACAGCCTCGACGGCAAGCTGCGCGGCACCCATCGCATCTACCAGGCACTGGCCCATCGCCTGGGTCTGCCGACCCGCCTGACCTTCGAGACGCTGGCGCCACCGCCGCCCGTGTCGAGTCTCATCCTCGACGCCGGCCTCGAGGTCGAGGACGCCCTGCGGCTATGCATGCGCGCCGTCTATGACGTGCGCCGGGATCACGACAGCCTGATCCGCGAGAGCCGCCGCCAGGGAGTGGCCAAGGGCTTCGATGCCTGTCGGGCGAGCTACCCGCTGCGCCGGGAGTTCGCGACCCTGGCGGTGACCCTGCGCCCGGGTGCCGACGTCCTGGCCGAGCCGCTGCGGGCCGCCGGCTTCCGGGTGGCGGTGGAGGTGTGA
- a CDS encoding pyridoxal phosphate-dependent aminotransferase produces the protein MDTAPLRKSHKLDNVCYDIRGPVLDHAKRLEEEGQRILKLNIGNPAPFGFEAPEEILQDVMRNLPTAQGYCDSKGLYSARKAIMQECQRKAIPGVGIEDIFIGNGVSELIVMAMQALLNDGDEVLIPAPDYPLWTAAANLSGGRAVHYLCDEQADWAPDLADIREKVTGHTRAIVIINPNNPTGAVYPPEVVRELLAIAREHNLVVFSDEIYDKILYDGTEHVATGSLAAEDQLVVTMNGLSKSYRCAGFRSGWMTFSGDIAKQRAEDFLQGINMLASMRLCANVPAQHAIQTALGGYQSINDLILPGGRLLAQRDITYDKLNAIPGVSCVKPKGALYAFPRLDPKVFNIEDDQQLVLDLLLQEKILLVQGTAFNWPDPDHVRIVTLPWADQLEDALDRFARFLSRYR, from the coding sequence ATGGATACAGCCCCCCTCAGGAAATCGCACAAGCTCGACAATGTCTGCTACGACATCCGCGGCCCGGTGCTCGACCACGCCAAGCGGCTGGAAGAGGAAGGCCAGCGCATCCTCAAGCTGAATATCGGCAATCCTGCGCCATTCGGCTTCGAGGCACCGGAGGAGATCCTCCAGGACGTGATGCGCAACCTGCCCACCGCCCAGGGTTACTGCGACTCCAAGGGGCTGTATTCGGCGCGCAAGGCGATCATGCAGGAATGCCAGCGCAAGGCGATCCCCGGCGTCGGCATCGAGGACATCTTCATCGGCAACGGTGTCTCCGAGCTGATCGTGATGGCCATGCAGGCGCTGCTCAACGATGGTGACGAGGTGCTGATCCCGGCGCCGGACTACCCGCTGTGGACCGCCGCGGCCAACCTGTCCGGCGGGCGAGCCGTGCACTACCTGTGCGACGAGCAGGCCGACTGGGCCCCGGACCTGGCCGACATCCGCGAGAAGGTCACCGGCCACACCCGGGCCATCGTCATCATCAACCCCAACAACCCCACCGGTGCCGTCTATCCGCCGGAAGTGGTCCGCGAGCTGCTCGCTATCGCCCGCGAACACAACCTGGTGGTGTTCTCCGACGAGATCTACGACAAGATCCTCTACGACGGCACCGAACATGTGGCCACCGGCTCGCTGGCCGCCGAGGATCAGCTGGTGGTGACCATGAACGGGCTGTCCAAGAGCTACCGCTGCGCCGGTTTCCGCAGTGGCTGGATGACCTTCTCGGGCGACATCGCCAAGCAGCGGGCGGAGGACTTCCTGCAGGGCATCAACATGCTGGCCTCGATGCGCCTGTGCGCCAACGTGCCGGCCCAGCATGCCATCCAGACCGCACTGGGCGGCTATCAGTCGATCAACGACCTGATCCTGCCCGGCGGCCGACTGCTGGCGCAGCGCGACATCACCTACGACAAGCTCAACGCCATTCCCGGCGTGTCCTGCGTCAAGCCCAAGGGGGCGCTCTACGCCTTCCCGCGGCTCGACCCCAAGGTGTTCAATATCGAGGATGACCAGCAACTGGTGCTGGATCTGCTGCTCCAGGAGAAGATCCTGCTGGTCCAGGGCACCGCCTTCAACTGGCCGGACCCGGACCATGTACGCATCGTCACCCTGCCCTGGGCCGACCAGCTCGAGGATGCCCTGGATCGGTTCGCCCGTTTCCTGTCACGCTATCGCTAA
- a CDS encoding glutaredoxin family protein: MIRLTLYTTLGCHLCEALEAWLGRLASDEVALERVEISDDEALMARYGVRIPVLRDAEGGELERGFEPARLADWLAARGWLDEAAWRAAQEGGGDRPAARRAETRGGRRYLG, encoded by the coding sequence ATGATCCGCTTGACGCTCTACACCACCCTGGGCTGCCACCTCTGCGAAGCGCTGGAGGCCTGGCTGGGGCGACTGGCCAGCGACGAGGTCGCGCTGGAGCGGGTCGAGATCAGCGACGATGAGGCGCTGATGGCGCGCTATGGAGTGCGGATCCCGGTGCTGAGGGATGCCGAGGGAGGCGAGCTGGAACGCGGCTTCGAGCCGGCACGGCTGGCCGACTGGCTGGCGGCCCGGGGCTGGCTGGACGAGGCGGCCTGGCGTGCCGCCCAGGAAGGCGGGGGAGACCGCCCGGCGGCCCGGCGCGCGGAGACGCGCGGCGGACGCCGCTACCTGGGCTGA
- the htpX gene encoding protease HtpX: MMRILLFLGTNLAVILVASITLRLLGVEPYLTAQGINFNALLIFCFIFGMAGSMVSLFISKWMAKRTTGTVIIEQPSNNSEKWLLDTVAELARDAGIKTPEVGIFPAQQSNAFATGWNKDDALVAVSAGLLNRMRPEEIRAVLAHEIGHVANGDMVTLALIQGVLNTFVMFFARVVAQLVDSFLRRDDSEGLGFFGYFAVVIVAEIVFGLIASAIVAWFSRFREYRADAAGARLAGSGAMINALARLKAETQMPDQMPDTLRAMAITKGQTRSLMEKLFASHPPLDERIRALKEAAYRQ; encoded by the coding sequence ATGATGAGAATCCTGCTCTTCCTGGGCACCAACCTGGCGGTGATCCTGGTGGCCAGCATCACCCTGCGCCTGCTCGGCGTGGAGCCCTACCTCACCGCACAAGGGATCAACTTCAATGCCCTGCTGATCTTCTGCTTCATCTTCGGCATGGCCGGCTCGATGGTGTCGCTGTTCATCTCCAAGTGGATGGCCAAGCGCACCACCGGCACGGTGATCATCGAGCAGCCGTCCAACAACAGCGAGAAGTGGCTGCTGGATACCGTGGCCGAACTGGCCCGGGATGCCGGCATCAAGACGCCGGAGGTCGGCATCTTCCCCGCCCAGCAATCCAACGCCTTCGCCACCGGCTGGAACAAGGACGACGCCCTGGTGGCCGTCTCCGCCGGCCTGCTCAACCGCATGCGCCCGGAGGAGATCCGTGCGGTGCTGGCCCACGAGATCGGCCACGTGGCCAACGGCGACATGGTCACCCTGGCCCTGATCCAGGGGGTGCTCAACACCTTCGTGATGTTCTTCGCCCGGGTGGTGGCCCAGCTGGTGGACAGCTTCCTGCGCCGGGACGACAGCGAGGGCCTGGGCTTCTTCGGCTATTTCGCGGTGGTGATCGTCGCCGAGATCGTCTTCGGCCTGATCGCCTCGGCCATCGTCGCCTGGTTCTCGCGCTTCCGCGAGTACCGCGCCGATGCCGCCGGCGCCCGGCTCGCCGGCAGCGGCGCCATGATCAATGCCCTGGCGCGGCTCAAGGCCGAGACCCAGATGCCCGACCAGATGCCGGACACCCTGCGGGCCATGGCCATCACCAAGGGCCAGACGCGTTCCCTGATGGAGAAACTCTTCGCCAGCCACCCCCCACTGGACGAGCGCATCCGCGCCCTCAAGGAAGCGGCCTACCGGCAGTAA
- the msrB gene encoding peptide-methionine (R)-S-oxide reductase MsrB has translation MRRKIEKSDAEWREQLTPEQYHVTREKGTERPFSGDYQVTEEHGIYHCVCCHAPLFENEHKFDAGCGWPSFDRPLSSGCVEQQPDDSHGMQRTEVICARCNAHLGHVFPDGPQDTTGQRYCINSVAIDFHAGE, from the coding sequence ATGCGAAGGAAGATCGAGAAGAGCGACGCCGAGTGGCGCGAGCAACTCACCCCCGAGCAATATCACGTGACCCGGGAGAAAGGCACCGAGCGGCCCTTCTCGGGTGACTACCAGGTCACCGAGGAACACGGCATCTATCACTGCGTGTGTTGTCATGCACCGCTGTTCGAGAACGAGCACAAGTTCGATGCCGGCTGCGGCTGGCCGAGTTTCGACCGCCCCCTCTCCTCGGGCTGCGTCGAGCAACAGCCCGACGACAGCCATGGCATGCAGCGTACCGAGGTCATCTGTGCCCGCTGCAATGCCCACCTCGGCCACGTCTTCCCCGACGGGCCACAGGACACCACCGGCCAGCGCTACTGCATCAATTCGGTGGCCATCGATTTCCACGCCGGCGAGTAG
- a CDS encoding quinone-dependent dihydroorotate dehydrogenase, whose translation MYSLARSLLFRLDAEKAHSVALSALDLAERLGLSGRLAGGRVEDPVELMGLRFPNRVGLAAGLDKNADHLDALGGLGFGFVEVGTVTPRPQDGNPRPRLFRLPEAGAIINRMGFNNAGVDHLVERVRRSRYAGVIGINIGKNLTTPVERAVDDYLLCLRKVHAHAHYITVNISSPNTPGLRNLQFGEHLDQLLGTLREEASRLDRESGRQVPLAVKIAPDMDTEEVRLVAASLEANGIEAVIATNTTISRDAVAGLPGADERGGLSGRPVFEPSNTVIRELRRHLPDMPIIGVGGIDSGQAALAKVEAGADLVQLYSGFIYRGPALVGECARALQARHRV comes from the coding sequence ATGTATTCGCTTGCCCGCTCGCTGCTGTTCCGCCTCGACGCCGAGAAGGCCCATTCGGTCGCGCTCTCGGCGCTGGACCTGGCCGAACGCCTCGGGCTGTCGGGGCGGCTTGCTGGGGGGCGGGTCGAGGACCCGGTGGAGCTGATGGGCCTGCGCTTCCCCAATCGGGTCGGCCTGGCCGCGGGACTCGACAAGAACGCCGATCACCTGGATGCCCTGGGGGGCCTGGGCTTCGGCTTCGTCGAGGTGGGCACCGTGACGCCCAGGCCCCAGGACGGCAACCCCCGGCCACGGCTGTTCCGCCTGCCCGAGGCCGGGGCCATCATCAACCGCATGGGCTTCAACAACGCCGGCGTCGACCACCTGGTCGAGCGGGTCCGGCGCTCCCGCTATGCGGGCGTGATCGGCATCAACATCGGCAAGAACCTGACCACGCCGGTGGAGCGCGCGGTGGACGACTACCTCCTCTGCCTGCGCAAGGTGCATGCCCATGCCCATTACATCACCGTGAACATCTCCTCGCCGAATACCCCGGGACTGCGCAACCTGCAGTTCGGCGAGCACCTGGACCAGTTGCTGGGGACGTTGCGCGAGGAGGCGAGCCGGCTGGATCGCGAAAGCGGTCGGCAGGTGCCCCTGGCGGTCAAGATCGCCCCCGACATGGACACCGAGGAAGTGCGCCTGGTCGCGGCGAGCCTCGAGGCCAATGGCATCGAGGCGGTGATCGCCACCAACACCACCATCTCCCGGGACGCGGTGGCGGGCCTGCCCGGGGCCGACGAGCGGGGCGGCCTCTCGGGGCGGCCGGTGTTCGAGCCCTCCAACACGGTGATCCGCGAGCTGCGCCGTCACCTGCCGGACATGCCGATCATCGGGGTGGGCGGCATCGACAGCGGCCAGGCCGCGCTGGCCAAGGTCGAGGCCGGTGCCGACCTGGTGCAGCTCTATTCCGGCTTCATCTATCGGGGGCCGGCGCTGGTGGGGGAGTGCGCCCGGGCGCTTCAGGCGCGGCACCGGGTCTGA
- the rmf gene encoding ribosome modulation factor yields MKRQKRDRFQRAYVHGYKAGLSGRSRDDCPSQDINLREYWMSGWREGRGDQWSGMTGVSGIHKNPMVI; encoded by the coding sequence ATGAAACGACAGAAACGTGATCGCTTCCAGCGTGCCTATGTGCATGGGTACAAGGCAGGTCTCTCAGGTCGTTCCCGTGATGACTGTCCGAGTCAAGATATCAATCTACGCGAGTACTGGATGAGCGGTTGGCGTGAAGGTCGTGGAGATCAATGGTCCGGCATGACGGGCGTCTCCGGTATTCACAAGAACCCCATGGTGATCTGA